The Methanoregula sp. UBA64 genome contains the following window.
TGTCGCTCTATAAAGTGCTCCCGCAGTTCAATGCCGATGTGGAGAAAGCCCAGACGGTCGTTGCCCATAACCTTGATTTCGACCTGCCCATTGTCACCACGGAATTTGTGCGGTGCAGGCTTAAAACAAATCTCGCGAACAAACAAAACTTCTGCACCATGAAAACACCGCAGATTATCTCCTGGTGCAAACTTCCGGCAAAATCCGGCCGGGGATACAAGTGGCCCACCTTAAACGAGCTGCACCTCCGGTTGTTCGAGGAAGAATTCACCGGCAGCCATAATGCCGGCGCCGATGTGGAAGCCTGTGCCAGATGTTATTTTGAGTTACGAAAACGGGGGATTATCGGATAGGGAGATTAAAACAGTTCAATGGAGCAA
Protein-coding sequences here:
- a CDS encoding 3'-5' exonuclease: MFLFLDTETTGLPKYSATDPVEKWPRVVQLAWSLYSGDGNCESRNSFIIYPTDFTIPMDSARIHGITTDRAKAEGVSLYKVLPQFNADVEKAQTVVAHNLDFDLPIVTTEFVRCRLKTNLANKQNFCTMKTPQIISWCKLPAKSGRGYKWPTLNELHLRLFEEEFTGSHNAGADVEACARCYFELRKRGIIG